The DNA segment GAAGAATTATCAATCCCCCCTGGAGCCAATGCCAGAATCTTTCAAATCTTGTATAAAGATAAATTTTTTCCATTTTTTAGTCCTTTTTTGAAGATGAAAATATTCTGATTAATCCATGAACAAAAACAACCCCAAGTGATAAAAATATAAGAGCAAATCCGCCTTTATCTATCAGGCCGAACTTGTCCCTTCCAGGCATATAAAACCCAGCCAGTTTTTCCAGTCTTCCATTTGGAGAATGGCATTGTACACAAGTAAGAGAATCTTTGGCCGGTGCAACCATATGGGTTATTTGAAAATGGTATTCTGTATCTATAAATTCATATTCTCCGCTGTATGGAAGATCCATATAATCCATGGCTGTTTGAATAGCATTCCCCCAATGAAAATTTGACCAGTAAGAGGTATTGTTCTTTCCATAAAGATGAACTGCAGCCATTTTGTTGTTTATTTTGTCATAGGGCTGTTTTGCCTTGTGTACTTTAAAAGGATAAATTCTTGATTTTTCGTCATTCATATCGCCCATTACACAATTTAGTTTTATAGGTGAATTTGAAGGATCTATTTCATCTGTTAAAAGAACGTATTCCAGGGAACCATTGTACCAGAAATATTCAGGCTCAACATTTTTTTCCCAGGTAAAATCTCCTTTTTGGGATGAATATTTAATTCTTTGCATTTCTTCATCCATTTCAACATAGGGCTTTCCATCTTTTAGGTCTCCGGCAGTTGACCAGTCCCATTGCATTTTAGTTGGATTTTGTCTTGCAAAAGCAGGAATATGACAGGCCTGACAAGAAACTTTATCAGTATGGTCATTTAATTTTTTTACATTTTTATGGGGTGAGTCAGTGTGGCAGGAAACACAGGAAATTCTTTTTACCATATCTGAATCAAGAACAGATTTTCTATCTGTAAAAGCAGGTGTTTTATAACAGCGGCCTGCAATTTTATGATCAACTGTGGTGTGACATCTTGCACAGGAAAAATCTCCTCCGTCTTTGGACATATGAACATCTAAATCATAGGGAGGATCAATTAATGAACTGTCAAGATCTCCGTGTTTTACTCCGTCTCCTCCGCCTCCGTAAAAATGGCAGGCTCCGCAATTGTGTCTGGTTGGAAGTCCTACACTTTGAGCAGATTTGTTCAAATCAACTTTTTTATAAAGTTCGTCTCCAAAATATTTGTCTTCTAAGGCTGGATAACCTGCATCTGTTGGAAATTTTTTATATTCACGGCTTTGCTCATGACAAACAAGACAATCTACTTTTTGCTCATTTGTGAAATCAAAATTATTATCTTTCCAGCCGTATCCTGAATGACATGAAGTGCAACGAGCCTCGTTGCTTGCTATGTTCATTCAGAAATTGTTCATGGTAATTCCACCTTTTCCCATTTTTCCGGTTTTGTCTGCTCCGCATTCCCAGGACCAGTGAATGGTGTCGTGAATTTGTTTTGATGCGTCGGTATGACAAAAAATGCAAGCACTTGTTACTTCTTCAGGGGTTCCAAATTTTTGCTGAAGAAGGTCAATTTTATTGTGATCTGCTGTGGTCCAGCTTCTGTAATCAGAAGAATTTGCCTCTGTTACTATAAAAGAAGCCGGCAGCAGATAAGCACAAGTCGCCAGTAAAAGATAAACAATAAGTTTTTTTTGCATAAGCTTTTCCCCCTGATAAGTTAGTGTGGTTCATAAAAACAACTTATTTTGACATATTAATAAGGAATCCCTGATTTAGGCAATGGTAATTTTGATAATTGATTGGATTGTGTTTTGATTTTGGTTTTTTTGATGGTTTTAGGATTGGTGGTTGTTTTATATGATTGGATTTTCGAGTTGGGGTTTGGGAATGAGCCCGCAACGAGTCCGAAAAAGCTTGTTGGTCAATTAGTTTGTTTTATGAGTCTGTACAGATAAAGCTTGTTATTTCATGTGTTTACATTCCCAAGCTGGAGCTTGGGAACGAGCCTACAACTAGTCCGAGTCTAAATCAGAGCTTGGGAACGAGCCTACAACTAGTCCGAGTCTAAATCAGAGCTTGGGAACGAGCCTGCAACTAGTCCGAGTCCAAATCAGAGCTTGGGAACGAGCCTGCAACTAGTCCGAGTCCAAATCAGAGCTTGGGAACGAGCCTAAAAAGCATTCTGGTCAATTAGTTTGTTTTATGAGTCTGTACAGATAAAGCTTGTTATTTCATGTGTTTACATTCCCAAGCTGGAGCTTGGGAACGAGCCTGCAACTAGTCCGAGGGGCCGAAAACAAGCTTAAAGTCTGCGCATCCATTCAGGTTTTAGCTCAATGGTTCCTGCTAAAGCATTATCAAGTGTTTGCAAAACTTTTTCCTTGTCCTGGGGAAATCTTGCGTTTATTGACAGATAATTACTGGCATGAACAGACCTGAAAGCACCTCTTGAAAGTTTTGTATGTTTTACAAGTTCTCTTAGCTCAGCAATCATCCCTAGATTATCCGGGATTTTAAATTCTCCTTTTTCAAATGCCTGACCAAGTGGTGTGTTAGGCAAAGGAATAAGGGAAAGTACACTCACGGCTTCGGGATCAATGGCTGTTAAGGCTTTTCCTGTTTCTCTTGCATGGTCAAGGCTTAGTTCAATTTGGCCAAGGCCTAAAAGTACAATTGTAACAAGGCGGATTCCTGATTTTCTAAGTCTTTGGCAATGAAAAACAAGTTCTTCAGGAGTTCCACCTTTTTTAATATCTTCTCTGATCTTGGGATGGCCGGATTCAAGACCTATGAAAACTGCTTTTAAACCCATTTCATAAAGCTTGGCCAAATCTTCATCTGATTTCATGCTGATTGATTTTAAATTTGCATAACAAGTAGTTCTTTTTACCCAGGGCAGCTTTTCTTTGATTTCACCCAAAAGCCAAATCCAATTATCCATGGGCATGATCAGGGCATCTCCGTCCATGATAAAAACCCTGTCCTGACGGGTACAATATTTACTTGCAAAGGCCAAATCGCTTTCAAGATGTTTTCTGTCTTTTATTGAAAACCGCTTATCTTTGTATGCACCGCAAAAAGTGCATTTTGAATGGGAACAACCAAGGGTTGCCTGTAAAAGTATTGAATTGTATTCACTGGGCGGGCGGATGCAATTGCCCACATAATGAAATCCATCGGGAATAGCAGTCATAGTATTTTTAACTCCTGTATTTTTAATTTTTCATATTTATTTTAATAGAACCAGGAAAGGCCCATTCTTAACTCATCACTTCTGTGGTTGTAGTCCAGGATAACCTCGCTGTAACCATGGAAATATTGTAAGTAAAGAGTGGGGTTAAACGTTGTCCAGCGCTGGATCCTATATTGTAATCCAGCCGTGGCATTGCCTTTATTAAAAGGGATTCCGTATTTTCCCGGGCGAAAATTGAATTGAAAATCCAACCCGTCTCCAGATTGATGTTTAAGAATGTTTTTTATCCAAAATCCAAAATCCCACCAGCCAAGATAATCATTAATATCTCTGTTTTCTCTTCCTTGGTAAAGGGTTAAAGGCCAGATATGAGTATACCAGTACAAATTCATCTCAGATATTTTTGTGGTTTGCATAAATCTTACAAACAAACGATCCCATGATCTGGCTTTTGGTCCTGAGGTGCCGTTGGAAAGATGCCAGTATCCAAGATCAGCAGACAAAAACCACTTGTTTTCTTTTACAAAGCGGTAAAAAACTTCAGGTTGATAATTGTTATCATAGGCTGGATTTTGGTCTTCATATATATTCCAGAGTATGAGATTGGTAAAAGATACATAAAGATCTGTCTGGGTAAATAAACGGTATTTAAAACTGTATTGTAATTTAAGGTCATTGCTGCCAACCACAGCGTAATTCATTCTATGCATGGAAAAAGGGCTTTCACGGTAATTTCTAAATACCCTTTCTTCGATTAATTTCTGGCGGTTTATTGAGTTTTCAGTTAATTCTTTACGTTTTTCTACTTTTTCTGTGTTTTCAGTTTTTGCAAGGCCAGGTACTGACAGAAAAGCTAGAATTAATAGAAAAAAACAACTTGATTTATAAATCTTACCCATGGAAAATAATCCTTGAAGCTTAAATTTTATAATAATTTAGATTATAGTAGCTGAGTTAAACCATGATTTCCAGCTGTTTATCAGTATTGATTCATTGCTCATTAGATAAACTAATTAAAGATTGATTTTTGTTGGTTGTAATATCTTCAGATCCAGTTGTTTCAGATAAAGATTTAAACTTTATTGTTTTTAATGGGGACAAAGCCTTGCAAAGCTGGAAGTAAAAAAATCAGCACACAGGCAAGTTTTTGATTTAGAATAGTGGTACAAAATGTCTACAAAATCGTTTTTTTGTTCAGGGGTTTTTTGGAAGTATGTTTTTTTTCTGGCTTAATCTTACCTTTTTTAAAGTCTTATATACTTTTATATTACACCATCTTTTTTAACCCCTTATGGGCTGTTTGGTTTTTATTACACTTACTAATCTAGTACTATTCAAAATATGCTGCTTTTTTAAGTTCTTATAAAACCTTGTAACCTATTGTTTTTACTTGGTACCGAAGGTGAGACTCGAACTCACAAGGGCATATACCCGGCGGATTTTGAATCCGCTGCGTCTACCAGTTCCGCCACTCCGGCATAAGTTGAATTTAAGCAAACTTTAAAAAATCAATATAAAGTCAGCCATAGTTTCAGCTGAAAACTTATTACATGAAAACCAATTGACTTGTCAATCAGATTAAATATTTTTCTAAATCTTTGGTTTTTACTCTTCCTTCCCTTAAAATTTTTATTCCCTTGTCTTTTGATTCAACAATGGTTGAAGGTGTTTTGCTGGTGGTTTTTGTAGATTTTATCAAAAGCTGAGTGTTTTTTATTAATTGGGGATCAAGTTCTTCAAATCTGTCTGTGGCAGGTCTTCCTGAAATATTTGCTGAAGTTCCTGTAATTGGAAATTTGAAAATTTTAAAAAGTTCTTTTAAAAAGGGATGAGCTGGAATTCTTACCCCGATTTTTCCTGTTTTACCTGTTAAAATTTCTGGAATATTTTTTGAAGCATCCATTATAAAAGTAATATCTCCGGGCCAGAAATTTTTCATAATTTCAAAAAATACTGGAGGAATATTTATACAATAATTATTAACTTCTTCAATACTTCCAATAAGAATTAAAAGAGGTTTGTTTAAATCTCTTTTTTTTAGATTGTAAATTTTTTTAACAGCTTCAATATTTTGGATATCAGCTCCGATTCCATAAACTCCTTTGGTTGGAAATACAATCAGCCCGCCATTTTCAAGAATACGGGCTGATTTTTCAGGAGCAGAAGAATTACTTGTGTATTCAATTATTTCAGGCTGAAATTCTTTTTGCTTTTTGTTCAACTTTTTCTGCCATTTCAATTTTGAATAGTTTCATTTTTTCAGCAATTTTTTCATCACCAAGGGCAAGAATCTGTACTGCAAGAACACCGGCATTATAAGCTCCGGGTTTTCCTATGGCAACTGTTGCAACTGGAACTCCAGGAGGCATTTGAACTGTTGAAAGAAGAGAATCAAATCCTTGTAAAGCTGAAGAATCTATGGGAACTCCAATTACAGGAAGGGTGGTTGAGGCTGCCATTACTCCTGCAAGATGGGCTGCATGGCCTGCACCTGCAATAATTACCTTCATTCCCTTGTTTATTGCTGTTGAAGCAAATTTTCCGGCCTTTTCAGGAGTTCTGTGGGCAGAGGCAACAGTGATTTCAAATGGAATATCAAATTTTTTCAATATAGATACTGTTTCCATCATAACTCCAAGATCAGAATCACTTCCCATTACTATTCCAACTAAAGGCTTTAAATTCATCCTGTTCAATGCTTTCATTCCCACATCTTTTCTATAATGGACTTTGTCCCAAGTTATTTTTTCAACTGCTTGATAAGCCTTTTCTATTGCTGAATCAAGGTTGTCACCTATGGAGGTAACTCCAAGAACTCTTCCAGCGTTTGTAAAATAGGAATTGTTTTCCAATTTTGTTCCCCCATGAAATATTTCTATTTCAGGGTCATTATCAAAATTTTCAATTCCTTTTATGAGTTTTCCTTTTTCATATTCCAGGGGATATCCCCCTGAAGCCATTACAACACAAACACTTGGCCTTTCATCGATTTCTATTTCAAATTTATCTAAATCTTTATCAAGGGCAGAAAGAATTATTTCAACAAGGTCTGATTTTATCCTCATCAAAAGAGGCTGGGCTTCAGGATCTCCAAGGCGGGCATTGAATTCAAGAACTTTTATGGAATCTTTGTTTATCATAAGCCCTGCATAAATAAATCCTGTGTAAGGACTGCCTTCTTTTTCCATTGCTTTGATCACAGGTTTTATAACTTTTTCCATGACTTTGTTTTTTATATAAATATCAACAACAGGAGCAGGGGAATAAGCTCCCATTCCTCCGGTGTTTAATCCTTTGTCATTGTCAAAAACTGATTTATGATCCTGGGAAGAGGGAAGGGGGCAAATGTTTTTTCCGTCTGTGATTGCTATAAAAGAAGCTTCTTCACCTTCAAGAAATTCTTCAATAAGAATTTTATTTCCTGCATCCCCGTATTTTTTTTCGTTTAAAATCTCATCTATTGCTTCAAAGGCCTGGTTTTCACTGTTGCAGATAATCACACCTTTTCCTGCTGCAAGTCCGTCTGCTTTTGCAACAAGGGGAATTCCAATTTCTTTTACAAATTCTTTTGCCTGATCAGAATTTGTAAAAGATTTTCCCCTGGCTGTGGGAATTTTGTATTTTTCCATTATATATTTGGAATAGGACTTTGATGTTTCAAGCATGGCAGCTTTTGCTGAAGGACCAAATATTTTAAGTCCGTTTGCTGTGAAAAGGTCGGTAATTCCAAGAGAAAGAGGAAGTTCAGGGCCTACAATTGTTAAATCTATTTTTTCTTTTTTTGCAAAACCAAGAAGTCCTTCAAGGTCGTCAGCCTGAATTGGAACAAGTTCAGCTTCTTTTATTCCAGGATTTCCAGGTGCACAAAATACTTTGGATACAAGACTGCTTTTTGCTATTTTCCAGGATATTGAATGCTCACGGCCTCCGCTTCCAATTATAAGAACTTTCATAATCAACTCCAGTATATTTTAAAATTATTTTTCAAGGGAAAAATTTATTAATTTGTCAATCAATTGGGTAAAGGAAATTCCTGCTGTTCTGGCTGCAAGGGGAAGAAGACTGTTTTTTGTCATTCCCGGAATGGTATTTGTTTCAAGAACATAAAGGTTATTATCTTTTAAAATAAGATCTGTTCTGCTGCATCCTTTGCATTGAAGAATTTTATGAATTTTTATGCAAAGATTTTGAACCTTTTCTGCTGTTTTTTCATCAATTTCAGCAGGGCAGATTTCATCGGTTTCTCCAGCTGTATATTTTGCTTCATAATCAAAAAATTTATGTCCTTGTTTTGGCCTTATTTCTATTATAGGAAGGGCTTTTGGATCATCATTTCCTAAAATCCCACAGGTAAGTTCTGTTCCAGAAATATATTCTTCAGCCATTACAATTTTTGATTCTTTAAGTGCTTTTAAACAAGCATCTTTTAACTCATTTTGATTTCCCACAATTGATAAAGCAATGCTTGAGCCGCCAAGGGCAGGCTTGATTACCACAGGTAAACCAATTTTTTCAATTATTTGATTTTCAAGTTCTTTTGAGTGCTTTTTAAAAACAAGATGATTTGCAATAGGAATTGAGTTTATTTTGTAAAAATCTTTGCATTTTTCTTTGTTCATTGCAAGGGCACTGGAAAGAACTCCTGATGATTGGTAGGGGATATTTAAAAGATCTAAAAATCCTTGAACTTTTCCATCTTCACCGTTTTCTCCATGAAGAATAATCAGAGCTGTATCAATCTTTGAGGCATTTTTTAAAATTTTTTCCAGGTCAAATTTTGAATCAAAACATTCAACTTCATAAAGATTTTTATCTATTGCTTCAAAAACTGCATCTTTTCCCGCAATTGAGACTTCTCTTTCAGATGAGGTGCCTCCGTAAATCAGAGCTACTTTAATTTTGGTCATTTTTTTTACCATTTTTGTTTTTTATTTCAATTTCAGTTTCAATTGTTTCATTAGAAGGTTCAATATCAAAAATATCATCGTCTTCATTATCCAGGAGTTTATTGCCGAAAAGTTCTTTTTTCAAATCTTCATATTCTTCTTTGGATATCATTTGATTTTCATAGAGCCTGCTGATTTCACCAAGGTTTTCAATCCTTGATTTAACCGGGTTTTCCAGCTGAATATATTGATTTTCAGACTTGGCTTGAGCTTGATTATTGTTTGAAGGGGAGTTTCCAACTTTAAAAGAGGCTGCACCTCCAAGAAGTTTTATTTCTATATCTTTTCCAGCAAATTCCGGAAGCAAAAGAATTTCTCTTATTGATTTTTGCTCTTTTTTTAATTTTCTTATAAAATAAAATCCGCTTCCAATCAGAATCATAAATCCTGCTAGAAAAATCCATGTAAGATAATTTACCACTCCCCTGAAAAACAACACCAAAAGACCAAGAACAGCAATAAGTATTAAATGTGATAAAAGTATTGAGTATGCAATAAAAATACTTTTAACTACACCTTCGTTTTTTGTGGTGCCAGAGTTGGTTTTATTTTTTTTAAACGGCATTTGTTTTATCTGCTTTTATTAATAATTTTTGATATTTTGGGAAAATATTTTTCTTTTAACTCGTTTCCCATGGAAAAATTATTCTCCATATTATATTTTTTAATGAGAAGATTGAGTTTGGTCTGGGTTTTTATTATTTCCTTTTCATCGGAAAGTCCTTTTAAAAGGTCTTCAGTTTTTGTTATTTCTTTTTTAAGTTCAATTTCAGGTGGAAGGCAATCTGCATTTTTTAAAATCTTATAAGCCATCCTCAGTTCCGGGCTGACATTTTCATCTTCAAATTTAAAAGGTTTTCCTTTGCCTTCACAATTGTCAAAAAAACCCTTTTTTTGTGCTTCTATTATTTTTTGTTCAGCTATTAGTCTAAATGATTTTAACATAATCCCACTCTTTAATTTGTTTCAACTGCCAGACTGCCATTGATAGCATAATCTGAAAAAAAATTGAATTAAACATTAAAAATTAAATGATTTAAGAGCTTTTGGCAAACTTATAAAGTTTTAATTAATCAGGATGAAAAAAGTTTAGAGGTTTAATATTAAAAAAGCCCCCTGTTTATAAAACAGAGGGCTTGATTTTTTATGGTGGCGATGCAGGGATTTGAACCCCGGACTCTACGGATATGAGCCGTATGCTCTGACCAACTGAGCTACATCGCCTTTGAAAGCACAAGCTAATTAACTTTTAATTTAAAAAAGGTCAAGGACTTTTTTTAAATTAATGGAAATCGACCTGTCTTTTTAATTTGTCAAAACTTCTTAATTTGTTCACATCTATTGGTTTGTGCTTTGTTCTGAGCTAATCACTTCTACTGATACTTCAGCAATATTATCAGGTAAATTTGAAAACACAGCCATAAAAGGTATTGATTTACCTACACTTAGTTTTGAGTTTATATTATTGTCCCCGTTTGGTTTGTTTAGTTCGGCATCAATATCTTCCTGGGTCATATTTTTAAGTTTGATGTCTGACAATTGGTTTCCTGCATAAAATTCTTTTTTTGCAACAATGGTTTTATCCATAGATAAAAGCTCTGACTTTAATTTTATTTTTCCAACAGGATGGGAGTAATTATTTTTTAATTCTCCTGTTAATATCATTAAGTATCCGAGTTTATCCGATTGAACAATCCTTGGCTCATTAACTATTGTACCAATTTTAAGGTTGCCGGGATCAGGAATTGCCGTTGTTTTGTCTGCTTTTTCAATCCAGGGCAGTTTTATTGGAAAATTTTCAAGTAAACTTGTCTGGGTGGCAGCGTAAAACAATCCACCTATTATAATTCCAAGAATGATTAATATATAAATAATAAACTTGAAAATCCCTTCTGATTTTTCCTTTGATTTTTCTTCTGGCTTATCATCTGATTCATCTGAAGCTTTGATGGATTCTTCTTCAAGATCCATGGCAATTGCTGAATCAGAAAGTTGAGGTGAGATTTCTTCTTCTAGTTTTTCAGAGGCATATTTTGTTTCACTGAACTCATCTGCAAAAACTTCCCGGCCCGAATCTTCTTCAAGATCAAAACTTATTTCAACTTCTTCTTCTTCTGTTTCATCAAAATCCAAATCAAATGAAATTTCTTCCAGCTCATCTTTTTTGGGTTCTGAGGAGTCTTCCATTTCCAGCTTTTCCCCATTTGAATCAAGATCCAGGTCAAACATTAAAGAATCTTCATCATCTTCAAGACTAAGCTCCAGGCTTTCTTCATTGTCTGTAAGGCTTTCAAATTCCAGTTCAAGCTCTTCTTCAGTATCTCCAAAATCAAAATCTTCTATTTCAAGCTCAAGTTCTTCTTCATCTGAGGAACTGAAAAGATCTGTATCTTCGGTAAGATCAAGATTAAGGT comes from the Desulforegulaceae bacterium genome and includes:
- a CDS encoding tetrathionate reductase family octaheme c-type cytochrome, whose translation is MNIASNEARCTSCHSGYGWKDNNFDFTNEQKVDCLVCHEQSREYKKFPTDAGYPALEDKYFGDELYKKVDLNKSAQSVGLPTRHNCGACHFYGGGGDGVKHGDLDSSLIDPPYDLDVHMSKDGGDFSCARCHTTVDHKIAGRCYKTPAFTDRKSVLDSDMVKRISCVSCHTDSPHKNVKKLNDHTDKVSCQACHIPAFARQNPTKMQWDWSTAGDLKDGKPYVEMDEEMQRIKYSSQKGDFTWEKNVEPEYFWYNGSLEYVLLTDEIDPSNSPIKLNCVMGDMNDEKSRIYPFKVHKAKQPYDKINNKMAAVHLYGKNNTSYWSNFHWGNAIQTAMDYMDLPYSGEYEFIDTEYHFQITHMVAPAKDSLTCVQCHSPNGRLEKLAGFYMPGRDKFGLIDKGGFALIFLSLGVVFVHGLIRIFSSSKKD
- a CDS encoding radical SAM protein — translated: MTAIPDGFHYVGNCIRPPSEYNSILLQATLGCSHSKCTFCGAYKDKRFSIKDRKHLESDLAFASKYCTRQDRVFIMDGDALIMPMDNWIWLLGEIKEKLPWVKRTTCYANLKSISMKSDEDLAKLYEMGLKAVFIGLESGHPKIREDIKKGGTPEELVFHCQRLRKSGIRLVTIVLLGLGQIELSLDHARETGKALTAIDPEAVSVLSLIPLPNTPLGQAFEKGEFKIPDNLGMIAELRELVKHTKLSRGAFRSVHASNYLSINARFPQDKEKVLQTLDNALAGTIELKPEWMRRL
- a CDS encoding phospholipase A; this translates as MGKIYKSSCFFLLILAFLSVPGLAKTENTEKVEKRKELTENSINRQKLIEERVFRNYRESPFSMHRMNYAVVGSNDLKLQYSFKYRLFTQTDLYVSFTNLILWNIYEDQNPAYDNNYQPEVFYRFVKENKWFLSADLGYWHLSNGTSGPKARSWDRLFVRFMQTTKISEMNLYWYTHIWPLTLYQGRENRDINDYLGWWDFGFWIKNILKHQSGDGLDFQFNFRPGKYGIPFNKGNATAGLQYRIQRWTTFNPTLYLQYFHGYSEVILDYNHRSDELRMGLSWFY
- a CDS encoding L-threonylcarbamoyladenylate synthase; its protein translation is MNKKQKEFQPEIIEYTSNSSAPEKSARILENGGLIVFPTKGVYGIGADIQNIEAVKKIYNLKKRDLNKPLLILIGSIEEVNNYCINIPPVFFEIMKNFWPGDITFIMDASKNIPEILTGKTGKIGVRIPAHPFLKELFKIFKFPITGTSANISGRPATDRFEELDPQLIKNTQLLIKSTKTTSKTPSTIVESKDKGIKILREGRVKTKDLEKYLI
- the purD gene encoding phosphoribosylamine--glycine ligase — its product is MKVLIIGSGGREHSISWKIAKSSLVSKVFCAPGNPGIKEAELVPIQADDLEGLLGFAKKEKIDLTIVGPELPLSLGITDLFTANGLKIFGPSAKAAMLETSKSYSKYIMEKYKIPTARGKSFTNSDQAKEFVKEIGIPLVAKADGLAAGKGVIICNSENQAFEAIDEILNEKKYGDAGNKILIEEFLEGEEASFIAITDGKNICPLPSSQDHKSVFDNDKGLNTGGMGAYSPAPVVDIYIKNKVMEKVIKPVIKAMEKEGSPYTGFIYAGLMINKDSIKVLEFNARLGDPEAQPLLMRIKSDLVEIILSALDKDLDKFEIEIDERPSVCVVMASGGYPLEYEKGKLIKGIENFDNDPEIEIFHGGTKLENNSYFTNAGRVLGVTSIGDNLDSAIEKAYQAVEKITWDKVHYRKDVGMKALNRMNLKPLVGIVMGSDSDLGVMMETVSILKKFDIPFEITVASAHRTPEKAGKFASTAINKGMKVIIAGAGHAAHLAGVMAASTTLPVIGVPIDSSALQGFDSLLSTVQMPPGVPVATVAIGKPGAYNAGVLAVQILALGDEKIAEKMKLFKIEMAEKVEQKAKRISA
- a CDS encoding D-alanine--D-alanine ligase, translating into MTKIKVALIYGGTSSEREVSIAGKDAVFEAIDKNLYEVECFDSKFDLEKILKNASKIDTALIILHGENGEDGKVQGFLDLLNIPYQSSGVLSSALAMNKEKCKDFYKINSIPIANHLVFKKHSKELENQIIEKIGLPVVIKPALGGSSIALSIVGNQNELKDACLKALKESKIVMAEEYISGTELTCGILGNDDPKALPIIEIRPKQGHKFFDYEAKYTAGETDEICPAEIDEKTAEKVQNLCIKIHKILQCKGCSRTDLILKDNNLYVLETNTIPGMTKNSLLPLAARTAGISFTQLIDKLINFSLEK
- a CDS encoding DUF1992 domain-containing protein, with protein sequence MLKSFRLIAEQKIIEAQKKGFFDNCEGKGKPFKFEDENVSPELRMAYKILKNADCLPPEIELKKEITKTEDLLKGLSDEKEIIKTQTKLNLLIKKYNMENNFSMGNELKEKYFPKISKIINKSR